The Aminiphilus circumscriptus DSM 16581 genome contains a region encoding:
- a CDS encoding molybdate ABC transporter permease subunit codes for MLSALRLSLQILAGVLPLLFLAGTALGWILARKHFPGKRLVTFLLHLPLVLPPTVMGLYLLFLLGHTPLLRDMKLLFTLPAAMLAAFTAALPLVMTGARTGFAGVPQNLENAARSLGDGEWRVFFRISLPLARRPLFAGMALATARALGEFGITLMIAGNMPGRTQTLPLYIYGRVEMMDFSGAHAAAFLLVFVASLCLLIVHHLEEGRHDLSR; via the coding sequence ATGCTCTCCGCCCTTCGCCTGAGCCTGCAGATCCTCGCCGGGGTGCTGCCGCTTCTTTTTCTGGCAGGGACCGCGCTGGGATGGATTCTCGCCAGAAAACATTTTCCCGGAAAGCGGCTGGTGACGTTTCTGCTCCACCTGCCGCTCGTTCTGCCTCCCACGGTGATGGGGCTGTATCTGCTTTTTCTGCTCGGGCACACACCGCTGCTCCGGGACATGAAATTGCTTTTCACGCTGCCTGCGGCCATGCTCGCCGCCTTCACGGCGGCCCTGCCCCTGGTAATGACGGGGGCCCGAACAGGTTTCGCGGGCGTTCCGCAGAATCTGGAGAACGCCGCACGTTCCCTCGGCGACGGAGAATGGCGTGTCTTTTTTCGCATTTCTCTTCCCCTCGCCCGGCGACCGCTCTTCGCAGGAATGGCTCTCGCAACGGCCAGAGCGCTGGGAGAATTCGGCATCACCCTCATGATCGCCGGCAACATGCCGGGACGAACCCAGACGCTTCCACTCTACATCTACGGCCGGGTGGAGATGATGGATTTCTCCGGCGCCCACGCGGCGGCGTTCCTTCTGGTGTTCGTCGCGTCACTGTGTCTGTTGATCGTTCATCACCTTGAGGAGGGGCGCCATGACCTCTCCCGCTGA
- a CDS encoding ABC transporter ATP-binding protein has translation MTSPADGTASVLPIASETRAFFEPEEMASRIEGVTPTPEREHRNTPPSPTLTARALLRKGTFHLNVELDLHREITVLFGPSGAGKSLTLGLLAGFEHPERGRIVLDDTVLLDTENHVQVPPGKRRIGMVFQNLALFPHLTVLENVAYGIGKERSENARTAPVPAKPFRKYFFETAREIFSRPGKKPPRHGEWEQARLWLSRLGMAHFEDRFPSELSGGQQQRVALARALAPEPDLLLLDEPFSALDGPVRRNLRRELRKLQRETGVPMLYVTHSVEDVCALGDRMTFVTEGRFAGTLPVEKLWGTPLSELHWKVLGWGTFLRGELRLSSEGPRFSWEGGTLQITSERLLASSPCNDESDSFYALLGKTRQTSRTAAVFVAPQDIKLIHPDAPVDPFLETNLFEGHIVESIHLGGILRLTVETAGTQWQIECAPANFPQNSFEEGAICRFAVPPQNIAVL, from the coding sequence ATGACCTCTCCCGCTGATGGAACCGCATCCGTGCTGCCGATCGCATCGGAGACGCGAGCTTTTTTTGAGCCGGAAGAAATGGCGTCCCGAATCGAAGGCGTCACGCCGACGCCAGAGAGAGAGCACCGGAACACGCCGCCTTCGCCGACGCTGACCGCACGGGCATTGCTCCGGAAAGGGACTTTTCATCTCAACGTCGAACTGGATCTTCACCGGGAGATCACCGTGCTTTTCGGCCCGAGTGGCGCGGGGAAAAGCCTCACCCTGGGCCTCCTCGCCGGGTTTGAACACCCGGAGAGAGGGCGCATCGTCCTTGATGACACAGTTCTCCTCGACACGGAAAATCATGTCCAAGTTCCTCCCGGAAAACGGCGAATAGGCATGGTCTTTCAGAATCTGGCCCTCTTTCCCCACCTCACCGTTTTGGAAAACGTCGCCTACGGTATCGGCAAAGAGCGTTCCGAAAACGCACGGACCGCCCCTGTGCCGGCAAAACCATTCCGAAAGTACTTTTTTGAGACAGCGCGGGAGATTTTTTCCCGACCCGGAAAGAAACCACCACGCCACGGCGAATGGGAACAGGCTCGCCTCTGGCTTTCCCGCCTAGGTATGGCGCATTTCGAGGACCGTTTCCCCTCGGAACTCTCCGGGGGACAGCAACAACGCGTGGCTTTGGCACGGGCACTGGCTCCGGAGCCGGATCTGCTGCTCCTCGACGAACCCTTCAGCGCCCTGGACGGGCCGGTCCGTCGCAATCTGCGGCGGGAACTCCGGAAACTTCAGCGCGAGACCGGTGTCCCCATGCTGTACGTGACGCATTCCGTGGAGGATGTGTGCGCCCTCGGGGATCGCATGACCTTCGTCACGGAGGGACGTTTCGCGGGGACACTCCCCGTGGAAAAGCTTTGGGGGACTCCTCTTTCGGAACTCCACTGGAAAGTTCTCGGGTGGGGAACATTTCTCCGGGGGGAGCTCCGCCTTTCTTCAGAAGGCCCCCGTTTTTCCTGGGAGGGCGGAACCCTGCAAATCACTTCCGAAAGACTCCTCGCCTCCTCTCCTTGCAACGACGAGAGCGATTCTTTCTACGCGCTGCTCGGAAAAACCAGGCAAACCAGCCGGACCGCCGCGGTCTTCGTCGCCCCTCAGGACATAAAACTGATTCATCCTGACGCTCCTGTGGACCCGTTCCTTGAAACGAATCTCTTCGAGGGACACATCGTGGAGTCGATACATCTAGGGGGCATACTTCGCCTCACCGTCGAGACGGCGGGAACACAGTGGCAGATAGAATGCGCTCCCGCAAATTTTCCGCAGAACTCCTTTGAGGAGGGGGCGATCTGCCGTTTCGCCGTACCTCCCCAAAACATCGCCGTTCTTTAG
- a CDS encoding efflux RND transporter permease subunit gives MFLSDASLRRPVAMACLLIALAGLGFNAYRKMALELMPKMDVPYITVTTVWPGATPSDLETDVAKRIEDAVSAVDGLKHVTSICMENVVNTVLEFHLGVDVNVVATDVREKIDLEMSKFPEGVEKPVVQKFDINATPIVTLVLTGDLPVDDLYDYADNTLKDRLSVISGVANVELLGGAEREVHVRLDRDALAAAGLSSVHILQALREGVNSTPAGRVRDYGSEYSVRFDAEYSSVRDIASLQVAGRDGARRYLRDLGEVTLGTEERRTEAFLDGKQGISIRIVKKADANAVEVVENVRNAVERLRTMLPGGMKLVWVSDEGSFIQATVDSTTGNIRQGILLTAAILFFFLYNFRSTFVVAISMPLTIVISLFFLNLLEFSLNISTLLAIGLSVGILVTNSLVVLESVVSRFREGIAPWEAARRGTADVAIAVIASAGTNVVVLLPIGLMGGLMGIFFRPFALTALSVNLVSLFISFTLTPILCAVLLRAGGRQDSFLNRMERRWNTLLQKAAEKYAAFLRRLVARRWVAVLCLCLVAGIFAHSLSLMPRIGFSFSPEIDRGEVFVKFEYPTRQDLSRSVERIQEAEALLRDLPELRHLYSSVGKVDSLPGQVSEGVYLAQMLLKFSDKTKRAFGMDDILDEIRRRLRNYPDSIVTVNVGDLIGGQSMPVELEVAGEEFVELDRIASAIQEMAKGLPGFVDPDTSVREGKPELRVIPRRAILSDSGMSPQSLGVLLRANLEGIKGGVYRSGARTFDIRVKLAEREGKKQVEEFQIPGSSGMPVMLAGFADIEERRAPVQVTRSDKQRVAKVFSNLLPGVPLGTAGEMLTNGIVRNGLLPPGYEARLRGDYERMGDAGAEFGEAMVLAIFLTYLTLSAIMESFKRPLLILATIPLALIGVLWALFLTGESMSIFVLLGTVMLVGIVVNNAILVVDRMQTLRAGGVESREAMLQALVDQFRPVVMITLAAVLGMLPLAIARGLGSELNNGIGIASAGGIAISGILALFVVPLIHLVGASVRSDLMSRFRKQAPVDS, from the coding sequence ATGTTTCTGTCCGATGCTTCCCTCCGCCGCCCCGTAGCCATGGCGTGTCTTCTCATCGCCCTCGCCGGGCTCGGGTTCAATGCCTACCGCAAGATGGCGCTGGAACTCATGCCCAAAATGGATGTCCCGTACATCACCGTCACAACCGTCTGGCCGGGAGCGACGCCGTCGGATCTGGAGACCGATGTGGCCAAGCGGATCGAGGATGCCGTCTCCGCCGTGGATGGCCTCAAGCATGTCACGTCCATTTGTATGGAAAACGTGGTCAATACGGTGCTGGAATTCCACCTCGGTGTGGATGTGAACGTGGTTGCCACGGATGTGAGAGAGAAGATCGACCTCGAGATGAGCAAGTTTCCCGAGGGTGTGGAGAAACCGGTGGTGCAGAAGTTCGACATCAACGCCACTCCCATCGTGACGCTCGTTCTCACGGGAGATCTTCCTGTGGACGATCTCTACGATTACGCGGACAATACGCTCAAGGACCGCCTTTCCGTCATCTCCGGTGTGGCCAATGTGGAACTTCTCGGCGGTGCAGAGCGGGAGGTGCATGTGCGCCTCGACAGAGATGCCCTCGCCGCGGCGGGGCTTTCCTCCGTGCACATTCTCCAGGCCCTTCGGGAAGGCGTGAACAGCACTCCCGCAGGACGCGTGCGCGACTACGGTTCGGAATACTCGGTCCGCTTCGACGCCGAATATTCCTCCGTGCGCGACATCGCATCCCTTCAGGTGGCGGGAAGGGACGGAGCGCGGCGTTATCTTCGGGATCTCGGCGAGGTGACTCTGGGAACGGAGGAACGGCGTACCGAGGCATTTCTCGACGGAAAACAGGGCATCAGCATCCGCATTGTGAAGAAGGCCGACGCCAATGCGGTGGAAGTGGTGGAGAACGTTCGGAACGCCGTGGAGCGGCTGCGGACGATGCTTCCCGGCGGCATGAAGCTCGTCTGGGTTTCCGACGAGGGCTCCTTCATCCAAGCCACGGTGGACAGCACCACCGGCAACATTCGGCAGGGGATTCTCCTCACGGCGGCGATCCTTTTCTTTTTCCTCTACAATTTCCGCTCCACCTTCGTGGTGGCCATCTCCATGCCGCTCACCATCGTCATCTCCCTCTTTTTTCTCAACCTGCTCGAGTTTTCTCTCAATATCTCCACCCTGCTCGCCATTGGTCTCTCCGTGGGAATTCTTGTGACGAACTCTCTCGTCGTGCTGGAGAGTGTGGTGAGCCGTTTCCGTGAAGGGATCGCGCCCTGGGAGGCCGCACGGCGGGGAACGGCCGATGTGGCCATTGCCGTCATTGCCAGCGCGGGAACGAACGTGGTGGTTCTCCTGCCCATCGGCCTCATGGGAGGGCTGATGGGGATCTTCTTTCGCCCCTTCGCGCTGACGGCGCTTTCGGTGAACCTGGTGTCCCTCTTCATCTCTTTCACGCTCACGCCCATTCTATGCGCCGTTCTTCTCCGCGCCGGGGGGCGGCAGGATTCCTTCCTCAACCGCATGGAGCGTCGCTGGAACACACTATTGCAGAAGGCCGCTGAAAAGTACGCGGCTTTTCTTCGGAGGCTTGTGGCGCGGCGTTGGGTTGCCGTGCTCTGTCTGTGCCTGGTGGCGGGCATCTTTGCCCATTCCCTGTCGCTGATGCCGCGGATCGGTTTCAGTTTCTCGCCTGAAATCGACAGGGGCGAAGTCTTCGTCAAGTTCGAATATCCCACGCGGCAGGACCTTTCGAGGAGCGTGGAGCGGATTCAGGAGGCGGAAGCACTGCTGCGCGATCTGCCGGAACTGCGACATCTCTATTCGAGCGTGGGGAAAGTGGACAGTCTGCCCGGCCAGGTCTCGGAAGGCGTCTATCTGGCCCAGATGCTCCTCAAGTTCTCGGACAAGACGAAGCGTGCGTTCGGGATGGATGATATTCTCGACGAAATACGGAGACGTCTTCGCAATTATCCGGACAGCATCGTCACGGTGAATGTCGGGGATCTCATTGGAGGGCAGAGCATGCCTGTGGAATTGGAGGTCGCCGGGGAAGAGTTCGTCGAATTGGACCGCATCGCGTCGGCGATACAGGAAATGGCGAAAGGTCTTCCGGGATTCGTCGATCCCGACACGTCCGTTCGGGAGGGAAAACCGGAACTTCGTGTGATCCCGCGACGGGCCATCCTTTCCGACAGCGGCATGTCGCCCCAGTCCCTGGGGGTGCTTCTCCGCGCGAATCTTGAAGGAATCAAGGGAGGGGTCTACCGCAGCGGAGCACGGACGTTCGACATTCGGGTGAAACTTGCGGAACGGGAAGGCAAGAAACAAGTGGAAGAGTTTCAGATCCCCGGCTCCTCGGGGATGCCGGTCATGCTCGCAGGGTTCGCCGATATCGAGGAACGTCGCGCTCCCGTGCAGGTCACCCGCTCCGACAAACAGCGCGTGGCGAAAGTCTTCTCGAATCTCCTGCCCGGAGTTCCCCTCGGTACGGCGGGAGAGATGCTGACGAATGGCATCGTCCGCAACGGGCTGCTTCCTCCAGGGTACGAGGCGCGTCTCCGCGGGGACTATGAACGCATGGGCGATGCCGGAGCGGAGTTCGGAGAGGCCATGGTGCTCGCGATCTTTCTTACCTATCTGACCCTTTCGGCGATCATGGAATCCTTCAAGCGCCCTCTCTTGATTCTCGCCACGATTCCTCTCGCCCTGATCGGCGTTCTGTGGGCGCTCTTTCTGACGGGGGAGAGCATGTCCATTTTCGTCCTGCTCGGAACGGTCATGTTGGTGGGCATCGTGGTGAACAACGCCATCCTCGTGGTGGATCGCATGCAAACTCTCCGCGCGGGGGGCGTGGAAAGCAGGGAAGCCATGCTCCAGGCTCTGGTGGATCAATTCCGTCCCGTGGTGATGATTACCCTGGCGGCGGTGCTCGGCATGCTCCCCCTGGCGATCGCACGGGGTTTGGGAAGCGAACTCAACAACGGCATCGGAATCGCCTCTGCGGGAGGGATTGCCATCTCGGGCATACTGGCCCTCTTTGTCGTGCCGCTGATACATCTCGTGGGTGCTTCTGTCCGGAGCGATCTCATGTCCCGTTTCAGGAAGCAAGCTCCCGTCGACTCGTGA
- a CDS encoding efflux RND transporter periplasmic adaptor subunit, with translation MTMRNGWKKQKRLGFVVLLLLLVSTCGLSKNVERADSESSGDALSGRPALPEGDDRDAVIVVLEKAESARFEDVIKVQGNLKAKNFALVSSRTDNLIEEIFVREGDRVVGGETKLFRLDGLRLEKEVQIAQRDLQSARLGMQEQAANLQKTEVELRKAEVDYRRYKNLYEEGTVSKSALEERQSLYEQLLFLQRRARSLVDLAKETERKALSALAIAEKELRDAVTVAPLDGIVSQRMAEPGEMAGKGKPILRIDDVTALEASAFLPGQFYARVIPGETIVRIGTPDWGPEDLVVTYKSPVVDTTLRTFEIKCDMKGDGLRIVPGVLVDMRIVLASHEGLGVPLTAVLERGGAKVVFVARDGFARMVRVETGLETAGRVEITGGDLTSSDMVVVKGQFLLNDGAPLRTQSEAR, from the coding sequence ATGACGATGAGGAACGGATGGAAAAAGCAGAAACGTCTCGGTTTTGTCGTCCTGTTGTTGCTTCTGGTCAGCACCTGCGGGCTTTCGAAAAATGTGGAGCGGGCCGATTCGGAAAGTTCCGGTGATGCCCTCTCAGGCAGACCGGCGCTTCCGGAGGGGGACGACCGTGACGCCGTGATCGTCGTGCTGGAAAAAGCGGAGTCCGCTCGTTTCGAAGACGTCATCAAGGTTCAGGGGAACCTGAAGGCGAAGAACTTCGCACTGGTTTCCTCCCGGACGGACAATCTCATCGAGGAAATTTTCGTCCGGGAGGGAGATCGTGTCGTGGGCGGCGAAACGAAGCTGTTCCGGCTGGACGGTCTGCGCCTCGAAAAAGAAGTGCAGATTGCTCAGCGGGATCTCCAGTCCGCCCGTTTGGGTATGCAGGAGCAGGCGGCGAACCTCCAGAAGACCGAGGTGGAGCTCCGGAAGGCCGAGGTCGACTACCGGCGCTACAAGAACCTCTACGAGGAGGGGACGGTGAGCAAAAGCGCGCTCGAAGAGCGGCAGAGTCTCTATGAGCAGTTGCTTTTCCTTCAGCGGCGCGCCAGAAGTCTCGTCGATCTCGCCAAAGAGACGGAACGAAAGGCCCTGAGCGCTTTGGCCATTGCGGAGAAGGAGCTGCGCGACGCCGTCACCGTGGCCCCCCTCGACGGAATCGTGAGTCAACGCATGGCCGAGCCGGGGGAGATGGCCGGCAAGGGAAAACCCATTCTGCGCATCGACGACGTAACGGCCCTGGAGGCATCGGCGTTTCTGCCGGGGCAGTTCTACGCCAGAGTCATTCCCGGAGAGACCATAGTGCGCATCGGTACTCCGGATTGGGGTCCCGAGGACCTGGTGGTGACGTACAAGAGCCCCGTGGTCGACACGACGCTCCGCACGTTCGAGATCAAGTGCGACATGAAGGGGGACGGTCTTCGCATCGTCCCTGGGGTGCTTGTGGACATGAGGATTGTTCTTGCCTCGCACGAAGGACTGGGTGTCCCTCTGACGGCCGTTTTGGAGAGAGGGGGCGCCAAGGTCGTCTTCGTCGCCCGCGATGGTTTTGCCCGCATGGTTCGCGTCGAGACGGGACTCGAAACGGCAGGCCGTGTGGAAATCACCGGGGGAGACCTGACATCGTCCGACATGGTGGTGGTGAAGGGACAGTTCCTTTTGAACGATGGCGCACCTCTTCGAACGCAGTCGGAGGCCCGGTAG
- a CDS encoding TetR/AcrR family transcriptional regulator, whose product MSSRANSRDVILDAAETVAVEMGTANLSLDAVAVRAGFSKGGLLYHFPTKHALLQALIERFIEEYEEARFEARKRLPDTPSRELKAHVHAWNTYFTSGRETGRKRIHAALLAAVAHDSSIMEPLRKKYRWIFEQIVASGVSFERAAIVCLAVDGIMHMDVLDGLPFDEGEVKRIVKALLRFAGEADSE is encoded by the coding sequence ATGAGTTCCCGGGCGAACTCCCGAGACGTGATCCTCGATGCCGCGGAGACCGTGGCTGTCGAGATGGGGACGGCGAATTTGAGTCTCGATGCCGTGGCCGTGCGGGCTGGTTTCAGCAAGGGTGGTCTGCTCTATCATTTTCCGACAAAACATGCGCTTCTTCAGGCACTCATCGAGCGTTTCATCGAAGAATACGAAGAGGCGCGGTTCGAGGCGCGGAAAAGGTTGCCGGATACCCCGAGCCGGGAACTGAAAGCGCACGTGCATGCCTGGAATACATATTTCACTTCGGGGCGCGAGACGGGGAGGAAAAGGATTCACGCGGCGCTCCTCGCTGCGGTGGCCCATGATTCCTCGATCATGGAGCCGCTCAGGAAAAAGTATAGATGGATCTTTGAGCAGATCGTGGCTTCCGGAGTTTCTTTCGAGCGGGCGGCGATCGTCTGCCTTGCCGTGGATGGAATCATGCATATGGATGTCCTCGATGGTCTTCCTTTCGACGAAGGGGAGGTGAAGCGGATCGTGAAGGCGCTGCTTCGCTTCGCCGGAGAGGCTGATTCGGAATAA